GAACTATTTCCGCATGTACGAAAAGCTCGGCGGTATGACGGGCACCGCCGAGACGGAGGAGACGGAGTTCTTCCAGATTTACGGACTGGAAGTGTCGGTGATTCCAACGAACCGCGACATCATCCGCGACGATCGGCAGGATCTCGTCTACAAGACGCGCCGTGAGAAATACAACGCGATCGTGGAAGAGACCAAGCGCCTCACGGGGCTCGGCTATCCGGTGCTCGTCGGCACGACGAGCGTCGAAGCATCCGAGACGCTTGCCCGCATGTTCCAGCGGGCGAACATTGTCCATAATGTGCTGAACGCCAAGTACCATCAGCGCGAGGCGGAAATCGTTGCGCTTGCGGGCCAAGGCAACGCCGTCACGATCGCCACGAACATGGCCGGCCGTGGCACCGACATCAAACTCGGTGCGGGCGTCAAGGAATCCAAGCCGTCGGTGATCAAGGATCCCGACAACAAGGACATCGAGGTTGAGGAGTGCGGTGGGTTGCACATCATTGGCTCGGAACGCCATGAGTCGCGCCGCATCGACCGCCAGTTGCGCGGGCGCTCCGGCCGTCAGGGTGATCCGGGGGCCTCGCAGTTCTTTTTGTCGCTCGAAGACGATCTCATGCGTCTCTTCGGTTCCGACCGCATTGCCAAGCTGATGGATCGTATGGGCGCGCAGGAAGGGGAGATGCTCACGCATCCGCTCATCACGCGCTCCATCGAACAGGCACAGAAGCGCGTGGAGTTACAGAACTTTCAGAGCCGTAAACGGCTGCTGGAGTTCGATGACGTGATGAATCAGCAGCGCGAGGTGATCTACTCGCTGCGGTCGTTCGCGCTTGAGGGTGGCGAGGAGCTGAAGGGCGAAGCCGTGCGCATGGTGGAGCAGGCCGTGGCGCGCCGTATCGAAACGGCGCTCGCCGCGGAGATGGATGCCCTGCAGTGGGACGTGCCGCTCGTGCGCCAGGATCTCCTGATGCACTACCTGCTGCGCGTTGATTGCTTTGAAGAAAACGGCACACGCCCGGCGACGATCACCGAAGCCAAGGAGTTGGGGAGCGCCGCTGGTACGGTGGCGTTCAACGCAAAGTTCGGATCGCTCGGCGAATATGCCTCGCAGGTACTCGCGTTGGTGATGCTCAACGTGCTCGACGAGAAGTGGAAGGACCATCTCTACGATCTCGACCAGCTGCGGAACGCCATCCACTATCGCTCGTGGGGGCAGAAGGATCCGCTCCTCGAGTACAAGCAGGAAGCGTACGTGATGTTCGTGGACCTGATGCACGACGTGCATCACACGTTCACCGAGCGGTTCTTGCGTGTGCAAATCGATCTTGGCGGTCCGCCGCCGGCACCGGAACCGCCGCCGGCCGTGAAGAAGCGCTTCAATGCGCTTGGCATGGCCGAGGACGTTCCGGCGGGTGAAGACGGGGCCTACGATGTGGGCCCGGATGAGGCACCGAAGGCGACGTCTGCCGTGCGTCAGGATCCGACGATCGTCGGCGCCGGTCGTGGCGTGCGCTCGTTGTCCGGTGAACGCGCGGAGCCTGTGGACTGGGCCAGCGTGGGTCGCAACGATCCCTGCCCATGCGGCAGCGGGAAGAAATTCAAAAAGTGCCACGGGGTCAACGCGTAATTGATCCGTTCGGCATCGCTTCGATGACAGAACGGGCACGCGCCGGCGATATCGTCGGCGCGTGTCTATTAATCCTGCCCCATCGCTCCGCGAAATGCCGCGTACGGAACGGCCGCGTGAGCGGCTGAAGTCGCTCGGCGCGCATGCGCTGAGCGCCAGCGAACTGCTGGCTATTCTCATCGGAACGGGGTGTGCGAACCGATCGGCGCTCGCCGTGGCGCACGATGCGCTGGCGCGGTCAGTCGGCTCGCTGCGACATATGTCGCGCCAGCCAATCGCGGCGCTGTCGGCGGTACCTGGGCTCGGTAGCGCGAGGGCGGTGGCCATTCACGCGGCACTTGAGCTCGGGCGCCGACTCGCGGCGGAGTCTCGCGACGACGGCGCCCCGCTGCGCTCCCCACGCGACGTCTGGGCGGTCTTTGCACCTCGCCTTGAGGATCTTCCGGTCGAGGAGTTTCACGTGGCGGTGCTCGACGCGCAGCACCGTCTGGAGCGGGACATCACGGTCACGCGGGGTATTCTCAACTCCTCGCTCGTCCACCCGCGCGAGGTCTTTCGTGAGGCCATCGCCGAACGCGCGGCGGCGATCGTGCTTGTCCACAATCACCCCAGCGGCGATCCCACGCCGAGCACCGATGATCGGGCCATTACCTCACAACTGGTGGCGGCCGGGCGGTTGCTCGACATCCCCGTTGCTGACCACCTGATCATCGGACGAGGGCGGTATATCTCCTTCGCCGAGGCCGGATTGCTCTAAAGAGACGCGCCTGCGCTTGACAGCAGCGAGGGACTCCGGCGATATAGCGGTATGACCACAGCGGTACTTGCCGACATCATCCCGGGGTGGGTCCTCGGGGAAGAGGCGCTTCCGGATCGACTCGACTCGGAGTTGTTGGCGCGCGCCTATCGGTTTAGTGAGCGCGCACACGCCGGGCAGACGCGCCGCAACGGCGATCCGTATGTCACGCACTGTGTGGAGGTCGCCAAGATCCTCGCCGACCTGCAACTCGATTCGGTCACGGTCGCCAGTGGGTTGATCCACGATGTGGTGGAGGACACCGCGGCCACCATCGAGGATGTGGAACGGGAGTTCGGTCGCGAAATCGCGCAGATCGTAGACGGACTCACGAAGATCGGCCATCTGCCGATGACGAGCTCCCAAGAGCGGCAGGTTGAGAACTATCGCAAGCTGTTGCTCTCGATTGCCAAGGATGCGCGCGTCATTCTCATCAAGCTGGCCGACCGCACGCACAACATGCGGACGCTCGAGTTCATGCCAGAAGAGAAGCGGGCGCGCATTGCGCAGGAGACGCGCGACCTCTACGCGCCGCTCGCGCACCGCTTTGGACTCGCGAATCTCAAAGGGGAGCTCGAAGACCTCGCGTTCAAGTTTCTCGAGCCAGAAGACTACCGTCAGCTTGCCAGTCAGATTGTGCAGAAGCGCGCCGAGCGTGAGGCGTTGATCAACGAAATGTCGGAGCCGCTCAAGGCGCGGCTGCATGAATCGAATATTGTGGTGTACGAAGTGAGCGGCCGGCCGAAGCACCTCTGGTCGATCTGGAAGAAGATGCAGAAGCGCGATAAGCCCTATGACGAGATCTATGACTTGCTCGCGATTCGCGTGCTCGTCGAGAACGTGCAGGAGTGCTATCACACGCTCGGCGTGATCCACGGAGAGTGGACGCCGCTGCAGGAGCGCATCAAGGACTACATTGCGAGCCCCAAGTCCAACGGGTATCAGTCGTTGCACACGACGATCTTTGGGCCGAAGCAATCGCTCTTTGAGATTCAGATTCGCACGCGCGAGATGCATCGCACGGCCGAGTACGGCATTGCGGCGCATTGGGCGTATAAAGGTGGCGTCGCGACGGGCGGTGACGATCTCGATCGCGCACTGCACTGGTTTCGTCAGGTGCTGGAGCTCCAACTCGACGCCGAGACGCCGGATCAGTTTCTGGAGTTCCTCAAGCTCGATTTGTACCAAGACGAAATCTTCGTCTTCACGCCCACCGGTGACGTGATTCAGTTGCCGCGTGGTGCCACGCCTATCGATTTCGCCTTTGCCGTGCACACCGAGGTGGGGCTCCATACGCAGGGCGCCAAGATCAACGGACGCATTGTGCCGTTGTCGCGCGAGCTGAAGAACTCCGAGACCGTCGAGATTATTCGATCGCCCAACGCGCGCCCGAGTCGCGACTGGCTGGCGCAGGTGCGCACCGGACGCGCCCGTCACCGCATTCGGCAGTGGCTCCGGCACGAGGAGTCGAAGACCTCAATCAAGATTGGTCAGGAGATTCTCGAGCGCGAACTCAAGCGGCGGCGGCACCCCAAGCTCGGCGAGGCGCAAGTGATGGCCGCTGCCGAGGCGCTCAAGCTCAACGACGTGCAGCACCTGTTTGCGTCGATCGGGCAGGGCGACATCAATGTCACGCAGGTGCTCCGTTCGATTTACCCCGACTTCGACGAGCGCGACGATACGGCGCTCAAGGCCAGTCCGCTTGAGCGTCTGATTGACCGCATGAAGCGGCCTGGGACCTCAAAGGGCATTCGCATTTCTGGCGTCGACGGCGTGATGGTGCGCTATGCGCAATGCTGCCAGCCGGTGCCCGGTGACAAAGTGGTGGGCTACGTGACGCGAGGACGTGGCGTGAGCATCCATCGCAATGACTGCCCGAATGTGCTCACGTTGGCGCACGAGCCGGAACGTCGGCTCGAAATCGACTGGCAGGAGAATGAAGGGGAGCGGTTCGTCATTCGCCTCGCGATTGAAGGGTCCGACCGGCGGAGTCTGTACGCGGACGTGGCGCAGGCCGTGAGCGAGACCGGTACTGACGTGCGGTCGCTCGAACTCCGGACCGTGGACGGCCGAGTGAGTGGCGCCGCGCTGGTTGAGGTCGAAAACCTCGCCCACCTTGAGAAGATCATTAAGGCGGTGCGGCGGGTGAAGGGGATTGTGGAAGTCTCGCGGCGCGAGCGGATTGCCGCGGACGACTGAGTAGAGTGTCGTTTTCCCTCACGGCGCGGTAATTTGCAGGTATGGCTCACATACTCCTGATCGTTCATTCGTACGTCCGTTGGCTCGTCCTTCTGGCCGCCCTCGTGGCGGTCGCGCGCGCCGTGTCTGGCGTTGCGACCGGTCGCTCGTACGGAGTGGCCGACGCCAAGTCCGCGCTCTTTTTCATGATTGCGATGGACACCCAGTTCTTGCTCGGCGTTGTGCTCTACGGGGTCAGCCCGTTGATGCGCGAGGCGATGCGCAACATGGGTGCGTCCATGGCCGATGCCCCGACGCGTTTCTTCGTGGCGGAGCATCCAACCTTCATGCTGCTGGCACTGGTGCTGGTGCACGTCGGTCGCGTGCTCATCAAGCGGGCGGAGCTCGATCGGGCCAAGTTCGTACGGTCCGCGGTGAGCTTTGCAGCGGCAACAGGGCTCATTTTGGCCGGGATCCCTTGGTGGCGGCTGGCCGCGGTCTGAGACAGCAGGGGCGCCGCTTGGGTCTGACGGCGCCCTCCCGAACAAAAGCCAAAGGCGCTATATTAGTGAATGCCTCGCGCCCTCTTTGACCTCCAAGCCCCCTTCCTGCCCGCTGGCGACCAGCCCAAGGCAATCGCCGAGCTGACGGCGGGGCTTGAGCGTGGCGATCGGTTTCAGACGTTGCTGGGCGTGACGGGCTCCGGCAAGACGATGACGATGGCCAATGTCATCCGGAACTGGGGTCGCCCCACCTTGGTCCTGTCGCACAACAAGACGCTCGCGGCTCAGTTGTACGGAGAACTTAAATCGTTCTTCCCAAACAACGCGGTGGAGTACTTCGTCTCGTACTACGACTACTACCAGCCGGAAGCCTACGTACCGCAAAGCGACACGTACATCGAGAAAGATGCGTCGATCAATGACGACATCGACCGGCTCCGACTGCGCGCAACATCGTCGCTCATGGAGCGGGACGACGTCATTATCGTCGCGACGGTGTCGGCGATCTACGGACTCGGCGATCCCAAGGCATATCGCGAGACCATGGTGACGCTGCACGTCGGGCAGAAGATCGCCCGCGACGATATTCTCCGTTCGCTCGTGAAGATTCAATACTCGCGCAACGATGTGGCGTTTGAGCGCGGCACCTTCCGGGTGCGCGGCGATACCGTGGAAATCTTTCCCGCGTACGAAGAGCAGGCCGTACGCATTGAGATGTTTGGTAACGAGATCGAAAAAATCTCCAAGGTGAATCCGCTCACGGGCGAGTTGATTACTGCCCTGCAGAAGACCGCGGTGTATCCGGCCAAGCACTTCGTGACGACGCGGCCGACGCTCGAACGCGCCATCGCCTTGATTCGTGCGGAACTCGCCGAGCGGCTCCCGTTGTTGCGACAGGCGGGCAAGCTCCTTGAGGCGCAGCGGCTCGAGTCACGCACCAATTTTGACATCGAGATGATGCTCGAGATTGGCACCTGTCCTGGCATCGAGAATTATTCACGACATCTCTCGGGACGAAATGCCGGCGAGCGGCCGGCCGTCCTGTTCGATTATTTCCCCGACGATTTTCTGGTCGTGGTGGACGAGTCGCACGTCTCGCTCTCGCAGATTGGCGGCATGTTCAATGGCGACCGTGCGCGCAAGACGACGCTCGTTGAGTACGGGTTCCGGTTGCCGAGCGCGCTCGACAATCGGCCGTTGATGTTCGATGAGTTTCTCGCGCTCACGCCGCGCGCGGTGAATGTGTCCGCGACGCCGAGCGACCTCGAGCTCAAGCTCTCGGAGGGCGCGGTGGTCGAACAAATCATTCGGCCCACCGGACTCATTGATCCCACCATCGAGATTCGTTCGGTGCGCGGGCAGGTGGACGACCTCCTCGGCGAAATCCGTATTCGCGAACGGCGCGGAGAGCGAGTGCTGGTGACGACGCTGACGAAGCGCATGGCCGAAGATCTGGCCGACTATCTGCAGCAGGTGAAGGTGCGAGTGCGCTATATGCACTCGGACATCGATGCCATTGAGCGCATGGAAATCGTGCGCGGCCTTCGGCTCGGTGAGTTCGATGTGCTGATCGGCATCAACTTGCTGCGCGAAGGGCTCGATATGCCTGAGGTATCGCTGGTCGCCATCCTCGACGCGGATCAAGAAGGATTCTTGCGCAGTGAGCGCTCGCTCATCCAGACCATCGGTCGCGCGGCACGCCACGTGAGTGGCACGGCCATCTTCTACGCGGATCGTATCACGGGATCCATGCAGCGTGCGATCGACGAAACCGATCGCCGGCGTGCCATCCAGACGGAACACAATCGCGTGCACGGAATTATTCCGCGCGGTGTTACGAAGAGTGTGGAGGAAGTGCGCTTCATCACGCGCGTGGCCGATGCGCGCGACGATCGTGAGGCGCGCGAGGATGACCGCGCATCGCGTGGCAAGCAGAAGCGCGTCGCCGAGGCGGCGGTGCACTACGGGACCGACGATCTGCCGGGGCTCGTGTTGCGCCTCGAACAGGAAATGCGCGACGCCGCCAAGAATCTCGACTTTGAAACCGCCGCGCGGTTGCGCGACGAACTCTTTGACATCCGCGCCAAAATGGATGGCAACCGACGCGAGCCTAGGCGGACCCGTGCCGGTCGCTGAGCTCACACTCCCGGAGCTCGTCGCGTGGGGTGAGGCGTTTGGCGCGCGCCTCGCGGCGCCCGCGCTCATCACGTTGTGCGGCGATTTGGGCGCCGGGAAGACGACGCTCGTGCAGGCCATCTGCCGTGGCTACGGCGTGTCGGAGGCGGTCACCAGTCCGACCTTCGGTTTGGTGCATGAGTATCACGGCAAGGCGTCGCTAGTCTATCACCTCGATCTATATCGTCTCAAAGGGCCCGCGGATCTCGCGAATATCGGATGGGACGACGTCCTCGGTGCTGGCGCCGTCGTGCTCGTCGAGTGGCCGGACCGTGCGGGAGATGCGATGCCGACGCCCGATACGGCGATTGCGCTGAGTCATCTCCCGTTAGACCCCGACCACCGGGGGCTGTCCTGGTGAGCGACCTCGTCACGCTTGCCATCGACGCGAGCACCTACGTGGGCACCGTCGCCGTGTTACGGCACGGCGTGCTCGTTGCGCAGGGCGAGGCGGCAATGCGTGGGGAAAACGAAGAGCGGTTGATGCCGGCCGTGATGGCAACGCTTGCCGAGGCGGGTTGTTCCGCGCGCGACGTGCAACAGGTGATCGCCGGCGACGGTCCCGGAAGTTTTACCTCACTCCGCATCGCGGGTGCGATTGCGAAGGGGATCTGTGCGGGCGCATCGGCAGAGTTGTGCGTGGTGTCATCGCTGGCGCTGATCGTTGCCGGTCACGGCACGCCGTTGCCCGCGGGCCGGTATCTCGCGCTGCTCGATGCGATGCGCGCCGAGCGGTACGCCGCGATTTACGAGTCCGCGACCAATGGCGGGGTGACGCTCGTCGACTCGCTCGGTATCATTCCCGACGCGGAAATCGCGGCGACGGCCGCGCGGTTCGGCGCGTCGCCGATTGGGCCGCGGCAGCTGCTCGATATCGCACCGCATGCGCGCGGCGTGGCGCGGCTGCACGGTGGCCCGCTGGTGCGGGCGGTTTCCCTCGATGCGTGGGAGCCCGCGTACGGTCGGCTCGCGGAAGCGCAGGTCAAATGGGAGGCCGCGAACGGACGCGCGCTCGGATCGTGACGGAGGTCGTGGCGCGCGAGGGCTTCCGACTGCGCCCGGCCGAGTCGCGCGACCTCGATGCGATTCACGCGATTGAGTTGTCATCTTTCTCTGATGCGTGGCCACTCTCGGCGTTTCGGGAGTTGTTGGATCAGGCGCACGTAGATTTTGAGGTAGCAGAGTCGCCATCGCGAGGGGTGGACGGCTACATCATTGTACTGCGGGCGGCCGACGAGGCCGAAATTGCCAATCTTGCCGTGGCCGAGTCGTCTCGTCGCTGCGGGGCAGGGCGTGGCCTGCTGGGTTGGTTTCTCGCCGGTGCGGCCGCGCGCGGTGTGCGCACCGTGTTTCTCGAGGTCCGCGAATCAAACGCGGCGGCGCGGGCGCTGTATGAAGCGCACGGCTTTGCGCCGGTGGGGCGCCGTCGGCAGTACTACCGGAGTCCGGTGGAGGATGCGCTGCTCCTGCGGCGAGAGTTGTAGGGGGGAGGGAACGGTCATCGCGGCGTTGGATTGGTGACGCGCAGTGCCGCCGCTAGATTCATCATAGGTCTGGATCTTTATCAGGAGGAGTCGTGAGCCGGAGCTTGAACAAGGTGACGTTGATCGGGAATCTCGGGAACGATCCCGAAATCCGGACCACCACCGGTGGGAACAAGGTGGCGCAGTTCTCCCTCGCTACCACGCGCCAGTGGAGTTCGGCGTCGGGAGAGAAGCAGGAAAAAACCGAGTGGCACAAGTGCGTGGCCTGGAATCAGGGCACGCGCGGCACCGGACTCGCGGACATCATCGAGAAGTACGTGAAGAAGGGCGACAAGCTCTTCGTCGAAGGACGTCTCGAGTACCGCCAGTACGAGGACAAGGACAAGCAGACGAAGTACGTCACCGAGATCAACGTGCGCGAGATCCTGCTGCTCGGCGGCAAGGGCGGCGGCGGTGATTTTGGCGGTGCGCCGTCCAAGGGGAGTCGCCCGGCCGAGAAGAAGGCCGCAGGCGGCGGGGAGTTCACGGAGTTCCCGGGCGCGCTTGAGGGCGAGGACGACGATCTGCCGTTCTAGATTGGGTGCGATTCTAGACTGTACATGTTAGTCTAGAGAGCTCTCGAAATTACCTGGATGGGGGGTGAGGCCTTTCGGTCTCATCCCCCGACCCGTTTGTTGTACCTGCTGTGAGAGGTATGTCATGGTCAGGTCAATAGATTTGACGTCTTGAGTAACGCGTGATCTTTCAGGCTAAGGCGTGTGGCTTCGTCCCGCTGAGCACCCAAGGCACGCTCCGCGGGCGCGTTGTACGCTGGGGAGGTGTTGTCGAATGGGCCGGTCCTTGCTCCGAAGTTTGCTGTTCGCGCTAACACTGCACGGCGCCGTTCTCACACCGCTCGCTGCGCAGAGTCAGCCGAAAGGTGTCGGGCCATCGGCCGCAGCCGCCAGCGGTCGACGACCGCGCCTGCTTGGCGTATTCGACGCAGCGACCGGGCTGCCGATTGATAGCGTCGAGGTGATCGACCTGATCACGGAGTTTCGTACGCGCACGGACGCCAACGGAGGCGTGGCGCTCAATTGGATCACGCGATGGAAAGCGACCGACAGCGCAGTCGTCGCTGTCCGGAAGATCGGCTATGCCGAGCAGCGATTTGTTATGCTCGCGTCAGACACCGTCGATATCTCGGTGGCCTTGGAGCGTGTCACGGACCTCACCACCGTGGTGACGACAGCAGAGAAGTCGACGATGGCCTCGCGTTGGCTTGAGCCGTTCGAAACCCGCCGAAAGACTGGAATCGGCAGGTTCGTTACATCGGCGGATCTTGTCGACGGCGACCGGAGTGGACTCGGGCTCCGTGACTTGCTCGCGCGGCGCGGGATCATTCTCTGCGGTGCTGGTAGCGGTCACCGCGGCCGAAATGGTGGCCGCCTGATCACGTACGTCGATGGTGTCCAGCAGGCGCTCCGGGACACCACGGCGGGCACCGTCAGTTCGATGTATGCGGCGTTTGAGTTCCACAGCGCGGCGACTGTACCAGCGCAGTTCAATGCGACGGGCCCGTTCGTGTGCGGCTATCTCCTAGCGTGGACTCGCCGCTAGCGGAAGGAAAGTGTCCATCGCACAGGGCCGTTCGGCCGCGGAGTCGGCGGTGACTGGCGATTGATGACCGGCCGCCGCTTTGGTTGGGGGCCGTAACGTTAGGGCGTTGGGTCTCAGAGGCGGACATTTCGTCCCATTCCTGTTTCCCCAGCCTGCGTCCGCTCGTCCAATTCCGTAATGTCGCGCACGGCCCGGAACGGGGTGCGCGGGGTCGGACACACCCAACCCGAGCGGTTATGTCTCGTCTTCGAATCCAATATCTCGCCTTGTTACTCGCCGCTTCGGCCGCGGGTGCGGCTCCGCTCGCGGCCCAGCAGGGCGGCGAAGGGCGCACATACACCGTCAAGCGCGGTGACACACTGTGGGAGATTGCTCGTCAACTGCTGGGCGACGGCTATCTCTGGCCAGAGCTGTTTCGGTTAAACACCGGCACGGTCGCTGATCCGCACTGGATTTACCCCGGAGCCCGTTTGCGAGTGCCCGGTGCCGAAGCGCTGGCTGCGGACGCCGTGGCCGTGGCCGGGCCGGAACGGGAAGGGACGCAGGGGCGGAGTCTCCGCCGTCCGAACGAAACGATGACGGTATTCAACCCGGCGTCAGGCCGCCAGGCGGGAAAGTCCCGCGAGTCGGTATTGCTTGGCGCACGGAAGACGGCCGTTCGGCCGGGCGACTTCACGTCGTCGCCGTTTACGACCGAACTCACTGGGGTTGAGGGTGCCGGATCGTTGCAGTGGAGCGCCGAGACACAGGGCGTATCACTCACGGTTGAAAACCGGCCCATTCAATACGCCGAGGAAGTGTTCGTGCAGTTACCCAAGGGCGCCAAAGGCGTGGCCGGCGAACGGCTGTTGGTGGTTCGTGACGGCCCCGTGCTCGACCGCACGGTGCGGGTGATCGTGCCGACCGGAGTCTTGATGGTGATTGCCCCGATCGCAGGTGGCCGAGCCCGCGTGGCCCTCGTGCAAAAGATTGAAGATGTGTTCATCAGTCAGTCCGTGCTGCCCTTCGACACGCTGCCCTCGCGTCCGGGCGTCTTCCCGTCCCGGGTGGAGTCGGGTGGCTTGGTGACGCAGCTGCGCTGGATGAAGAGCGAGCCGGTGCTTCCGTCGGTGGGGCAACACCTGATCTTGACGGCCACCGCGAAAGACGGCATGACGGCCGGTGATCAGGTCACGTTGTATCGCGATGGCGGGGTGGACGTGCAGGGGCACGCGCTGCCTGAAGAGGAAGTGGCGGCCGCGCAGATCACACGCGTCACTCCGACGGGGACCTCCGCCGTGTTGCTGCGCATTACCGGCCCCGCGATCACCGTGGGCATGAGCGCGCGCGTGACGGCGAAGATGCCTTGACGGTGGGTACGCCGACGCCGCGCCATTAGTTTTCAAGCGTGTCTACTTTACGCGCGCTGGTCACCGGCGGAGCCGGGTTTATTGGGTCGCACGTCGCCGATGCACTCATCGCCGACGGGTTTCAGGTGGACATCCTCGACGATCTTTCGCGCGGCCGACGTGACAATGTTCCGTCGGCCGCGCATTTGCACGAACTCGACATTCGGTCGTCGGACGCACACGCCCTCGTGCGCGACGGCGGTTACGATGTGGTCTGTCACCTCGCCGCACAGATCGATGTGCGCGTCAGCGTAAAGGACCCGGTGGCCGATGCGTCGCGCAATATCCTTGGCTCGCTCAACGTGCTCGAAGGGGCTCGCGCCGCGGCGCGTCCGCCGCGTGTGGTTTTTTCGTCGACGGGCGGCGCCACGTACGGTGACTTTGGTACTCCGCCTAGCCACGAGCCCGACGCCAAGGATCCCGAATCGCCCTATGGCATCGCCAAGCTTTCCGTAGAGTACTATCTCGCCTACTATGGTCGAGTGCACCGCATGGACACCGTCGCGCTGCGCTACAGCAATGTGTACGGGCCGCGTCAGGATCCGCACGGCGAGGCGGGAGTGGTCGCCATCTTCTGCGGCTGTGCGCTCGACGGCCGCGCCATGACCGTGTTTGGCACGGGAGAGCAGACGCGCGATTATGTCTTTGTTGGCGATGTTGCCTCGGCGAACGTGCGTGCGGCTCGCGCTGCACTGCCGGCTGCCGAGCGCTTGGACAGACGCGCGTACAATGTGGGGACAGGCGTTCCGACTTCTGTGCTCGAACTGGCCGAAGCCACACAGCGCGTCGCCGGCGTCACCGTGCCGGTGGAGCTGGCGCCGGCGCGCCCTGGTGAGCAGATGCGTTCATTTGTTGCCGTGGACAAAGCGAAACGTGAGTTGCAGTGGGCACCCAAGGTGTCGCTCGACGAAGGGCTGGGCATTACTTATCGCTGGTTCCGCGCCGCGCGCGGCTAACCCGCCACGTTCATTCCCTTTCTTCCCGACCCGACTGTGATGGATTTTCAAGCCGGTTCCGCAATCCCGTCGACGCCTGT
This region of Gemmatimonadota bacterium genomic DNA includes:
- the tsaB gene encoding tRNA (adenosine(37)-N6)-threonylcarbamoyltransferase complex dimerization subunit type 1 TsaB; amino-acid sequence: MSDLVTLAIDASTYVGTVAVLRHGVLVAQGEAAMRGENEERLMPAVMATLAEAGCSARDVQQVIAGDGPGSFTSLRIAGAIAKGICAGASAELCVVSSLALIVAGHGTPLPAGRYLALLDAMRAERYAAIYESATNGGVTLVDSLGIIPDAEIAATAARFGASPIGPRQLLDIAPHARGVARLHGGPLVRAVSLDAWEPAYGRLAEAQVKWEAANGRALGS
- the rimI gene encoding ribosomal protein S18-alanine N-acetyltransferase translates to MTEVVAREGFRLRPAESRDLDAIHAIELSSFSDAWPLSAFRELLDQAHVDFEVAESPSRGVDGYIIVLRAADEAEIANLAVAESSRRCGAGRGLLGWFLAGAAARGVRTVFLEVRESNAAARALYEAHGFAPVGRRRQYYRSPVEDALLLRREL
- the ssb gene encoding single-stranded DNA-binding protein, which codes for MSRSLNKVTLIGNLGNDPEIRTTTGGNKVAQFSLATTRQWSSASGEKQEKTEWHKCVAWNQGTRGTGLADIIEKYVKKGDKLFVEGRLEYRQYEDKDKQTKYVTEINVREILLLGGKGGGGDFGGAPSKGSRPAEKKAAGGGEFTEFPGALEGEDDDLPF
- a CDS encoding LysM peptidoglycan-binding domain-containing protein, translating into MSRLRIQYLALLLAASAAGAAPLAAQQGGEGRTYTVKRGDTLWEIARQLLGDGYLWPELFRLNTGTVADPHWIYPGARLRVPGAEALAADAVAVAGPEREGTQGRSLRRPNETMTVFNPASGRQAGKSRESVLLGARKTAVRPGDFTSSPFTTELTGVEGAGSLQWSAETQGVSLTVENRPIQYAEEVFVQLPKGAKGVAGERLLVVRDGPVLDRTVRVIVPTGVLMVIAPIAGGRARVALVQKIEDVFISQSVLPFDTLPSRPGVFPSRVESGGLVTQLRWMKSEPVLPSVGQHLILTATAKDGMTAGDQVTLYRDGGVDVQGHALPEEEVAAAQITRVTPTGTSAVLLRITGPAITVGMSARVTAKMP
- a CDS encoding GDP-mannose 4,6-dehydratase; translation: MSTLRALVTGGAGFIGSHVADALIADGFQVDILDDLSRGRRDNVPSAAHLHELDIRSSDAHALVRDGGYDVVCHLAAQIDVRVSVKDPVADASRNILGSLNVLEGARAAARPPRVVFSSTGGATYGDFGTPPSHEPDAKDPESPYGIAKLSVEYYLAYYGRVHRMDTVALRYSNVYGPRQDPHGEAGVVAIFCGCALDGRAMTVFGTGEQTRDYVFVGDVASANVRAARAALPAAERLDRRAYNVGTGVPTSVLELAEATQRVAGVTVPVELAPARPGEQMRSFVAVDKAKRELQWAPKVSLDEGLGITYRWFRAARG